TCGCCGTCAAGACCCTTTGCGCGTGCCATGCGGCGGCGCAAATGGCGGACGCGCTAGGCGACGCGGTGTGGGCGGAGCGGTGCCGCACCATTGTCGCCCGAATCCGCAAGACGCTGGACGATCAAGCGTGGCTGGGCGACCATTACGCTGTCTGCTTGGAGCGCACCGCCGACGGGTTGGTGGACGCATGGACAGGACAGCCACTGCAAGGGGCACTTATCGGATGGGACGCCTATTCCATCTACACCGCTAACGGGTTGCTCTACCTGCTGCTGAGCGACAACTTGCCGCCGTTAGACTACGACCGCCTGCGGGTTGACATCGTGCAGGCGTATCGGGCGGCGTTGAGCGAATACGGTTGCACCCACACCAGTGCCGATCGGAGCAATGTTTGGGTTTCGCAAAACCTCTGGCGCGATTTCATTGCCGCCTACCTTAACGCTCCGCTGCCCGACAACGCACCCCGCTACTTCGCCCTTCAAGCCTTCATGAACACCGCTGGGCTCACGAAAGGCTTTATTGACACCTACCTGACCAACAACTTGTGCTTCTACCCCCGCGGTATCACCAGCGTCGGTTACCTGATGGCGTTGTGTGGGTTGCAAATTGACCGCGTGAGAGGTGTCGTGCGGGTGAGGCGGCAGGCGCCTTACCCGTGCCGAGTGCCTTTGTTGCCGCTGGCGGACTGGGAGCGGGGCGTCATACCGACTGTCGTTTACCGTTGGGTCGGCGACCGTATGGAAGCCACGCTGGAGAACGCCGACGCCATAGAAGGGCTGCAGTGGGAATGGTATTGACGCCTCTTTTGGAAAGCCCACCTCCAGCGTGCGGCATTTCGTTGCGGGAAGGGCTGCCGCCACAACAAAACGCTTACGCTGGTCGGACTGTTTCCGTTCGCTCGTCGAAGGTCATGGCACGCCCTTCCCAGAACGACCGAATACCCATGTGCAGAGCGGTCATGACATAGTAGCCCAACTGTGCGTTGCTGCGGGGCTGTTCACGGGTGCGGACGCAACGCAAAAAATCGCGCCAATGCTCTTCCAGCGACCCTGGGCGCGTGCGGGCGATCTCCTTGCGAGGCGCATCGCCGAGGATTTCCCTTTGTGGGTAGATGACAGCCCCTTGCCCTTCAAAAACGAGGGTCGCTTTGCTGCCGCGGATGAGCATGGGGGCACCCCAGTTATTGCCCAAGCACGCCATGAGGTGAATGGACGGACCGTCGGGATACTCCACGACCATCTGGAAAGTGTCGGGCACCTCCCACCGCTCCTTGTGATCAGGGTGATAGAGCCCGCCGGACGCGACGACGCGTTTGGGGAACCGTAACCCCATCGCCCGCACCAGCGGCGTCAGGATGTGGGGAAACCAGTCGGTAGCGAGTCCGCCCGAATAGTCCCAAAAGACGCGGAAGGCGAAAAAGCGTGCCGGCTCCCATCGGCGCCGGGGCGCCAACCCGAACTGCCAACCCAGCCACATGTCCCAATCCAAGTTTACATTAGGCTTTGCGTCGGGGTCAATGTCCTTTTCGCACCCGCACAACACGCTCCAATGTCCTGTCCGCATGTCCGCCGCTTGCGCCTGCATCAACGCCCCGATGTCGCCCGCCTTAATGAGATCAGCGACCTGTTCCCAGATGCTGTCGGACATGCCTTGCGTGCCGACCTGTAGCACCCGTCGGGTGCGATTGACTGTCGCCACGATGCGCTTCGGTTGGCTCAGCGTCTTCCAATGCGTCATCGGCTTTTCGCAGTAAACGTCCTTGCCCGCTTCCATTCCTTCAACGGCGATTTGGGCATGCCAATGGTCAGGTGTGGCGATACAAACGGCGTCCACTCGCTTGTCGTCCAGCACCCGCCGGTAGTCGCTGACAGGTTGGGCGCCCGTCCGTTGGGCGGCGGCGTCCCGTCGCTTTTGCCACACATCGCACACCGCCACGATGTCAACGGGTTCGCCCTTTTCTTTGAGCGCCAACAGGGTGTTGATGTGGGCGTTACCCATGCCACCGCAACCGATGACAGCGACACCGATGCGTTCGTTAGCGCCCCGCACCGATCGGCTCAACACACTTACTGACGCCAATGCCATTGTCTGCTGTAAAAAAGCACGCCGCGTTTGCTTTTGCATCCCTTTGCACCTCCGTGCCGATACGCCGTGTGGCTTCTATTGCGACATCGTGCCAATTTTGTCATGCGTTCAACGCCACAACAGCGGGGTAGTGACTGGCATGCAAGTCAAGGTCATGACACTGAACATTTGGGGCTACAACGGTGATTGGGAACGACGCAAGCGGCTTATCGCGGAGTTGCTGCGCCGTGAGCAGCCGGACATCGTCGGATTGCAGGAAGCCTGTGATTGGCGAGAGTTCAACCCGCCCGGCGACCACCAAGCGGTGCAACTGGCGCGGATAGCGGGCTACCCCTTCGTGCACTTTCAGCCCGCTTACCGTCGCCCCGACAAAATGCTGGGGCAAGCCGTCCTGAGCCAACACCCCATCGTCGCGGCGGCGCGGCTGCCCTTTC
The DNA window shown above is from bacterium HR17 and carries:
- the iolG_3 gene encoding Inositol 2-dehydrogenase, which encodes MQKQTRRAFLQQTMALASVSVLSRSVRGANERIGVAVIGCGGMGNAHINTLLALKEKGEPVDIVAVCDVWQKRRDAAAQRTGAQPVSDYRRVLDDKRVDAVCIATPDHWHAQIAVEGMEAGKDVYCEKPMTHWKTLSQPKRIVATVNRTRRVLQVGTQGMSDSIWEQVADLIKAGDIGALMQAQAADMRTGHWSVLCGCEKDIDPDAKPNVNLDWDMWLGWQFGLAPRRRWEPARFFAFRVFWDYSGGLATDWFPHILTPLVRAMGLRFPKRVVASGGLYHPDHKERWEVPDTFQMVVEYPDGPSIHLMACLGNNWGAPMLIRGSKATLVFEGQGAVIYPQREILGDAPRKEIARTRPGSLEEHWRDFLRCVRTREQPRSNAQLGYYVMTALHMGIRSFWEGRAMTFDERTETVRPA